The genomic stretch TTCGTTTTCGGCTCTTCGTTGGCACGGGTTTGGCCCGGTGGGAGGGAGCAGGGGCCGAATGTGGTACATCAAATCCAGTTTTTCGGAGTACTCATTCTCGGGGTCGCGAGCATCGTGGTGTTCTATGGTGTGGTTGCCACCCACTTCGCAAACAAAGGCCAGGAAGACAACCAATGTTGAGTCTCTGCGTAAAGGTATTGCATGTTTCGAGGGCAAAGTTCCGGTACGGACTCTCGCGATCTGGGCAATCCATAAAAAGCGACACGGGTTTGCGGAAATGCGGAGCGGGTGCTTTCCAGGACCCGAGTTCGGGCAACGCAGTTGCACGGGAAATACGTATGAAGACGAGTGCTGGTGTACTTGGCACAAAAAGGGGGGCTGGAAAGCCCCCTCTCGATAGGATCGAGAACCCCAAATATCGTGGTGTACTTAATGAGATTGCCCTGCTCTCGCGATGTGGAGTACGGAGCATTGGGCACGCCGCAGTGGCGTTCTGCGTACTCGCCTCATGGTGCGGTCCCGCGCGCTCGGGCGAGTTGATGGAGCGTTTTGAAGCGCTCAAGTCCCAGGGTGAGCAGTACCGCCCCATTGGGAATCCAGGCGATCCTGCGAAAATACTTGCCATCGGCTTGGAACGGAGTCGCGCTTTCATTAGTTGTACGCCGGACTATGAAGTAGTGCTGGAGCGCGGTGGTGCCATCGCTTATCGGGGCACGGATTGCGTGGATCGTCTGGGCGAGTTCCGCGGCACCATTCGAGATGCAGCGGACTTCGAGAAACTCGCGGAGTTCATTTGTGGGGGTGACTTCTTTGAATTGCCTTTCGATCCCGGTGCAAATTATTCGGATGCCCCGAGCAGCGTTTTTGTTGTCAAGACGGTGGACGGGGAAAAATGGGTGCTGGACCCCAACGACCCACGTGAAATGAACCCTATCACACAGGTGATTTTAGAACGAGTCGACGAAATGCTCGCACAATGCAATCTGACCGAAGAGAAGACGGTCCGGTTGACCAGCAACTTCAGCGAGATTCCCATCGCGGCAGACCTTCCCAAACTCTCGAAAAAGATCCATAAGGGCGAACCCGTGACCTTCGTTTGCCTCGGTGACAGCGTGACGGGCGTTTATTACCACACGGGCGGTCGGCGCGCCTATACCGACATGCTCAAACTGGCGCTGGAGCAGGCGTTCCCGGGCGTCGAGTTTACGGCTATCAACGCGGGCGTGAGTGGCAACACCACAGTGAATGCCCTGGAACGACTCGATCACGATGTTCTCAGTCACAAGCCCGATCTGGTGTCGATCATGTTCGGCCTGAACGACATGACCCGTGTTTCCATGGACGACTATCGCGCCAACCTGAAGGCGCTCATCGAGCGCTGTCGCGCGGCGGGGGCCGAGGTCGTTCTCTGTACGCCGAATAGTGTCACCGACACACCGGATCGGCCCACGAGCAAGCTTCTCG from Candidatus Hydrogenedentota bacterium encodes the following:
- a CDS encoding SGNH/GDSL hydrolase family protein, with protein sequence MAFCVLASWCGPARSGELMERFEALKSQGEQYRPIGNPGDPAKILAIGLERSRAFISCTPDYEVVLERGGAIAYRGTDCVDRLGEFRGTIRDAADFEKLAEFICGGDFFELPFDPGANYSDAPSSVFVVKTVDGEKWVLDPNDPREMNPITQVILERVDEMLAQCNLTEEKTVRLTSNFSEIPIAADLPKLSKKIHKGEPVTFVCLGDSVTGVYYHTGGRRAYTDMLKLALEQAFPGVEFTAINAGVSGNTTVNALERLDHDVLSHKPDLVSIMFGLNDMTRVSMDDYRANLKALIERCRAAGAEVVLCTPNSVTDTPDRPTSKLLEYAAVVREAAASEKVTLADCYSAFEEIRAKHPQDWAFLMSDEIHPNMDGHRELARTIRAAIVGRPTRGWQSSPPQPAIPHTLGLIRAKQPIEVLAMPPYDKVLEKLLRELAPDSPLTMDSWDVAGKSLAEIEESAKAIRDNPSDWVFIAIPLSATSPDFENFKRHYTWTMNYALSFAHQEWDVTAVPPGFTEKIEGEADKERDDWAGRLIWAQDLDPIARGGSVALREVKLREWLKKQLAE